A region from the Salvia splendens isolate huo1 chromosome 15, SspV2, whole genome shotgun sequence genome encodes:
- the LOC121766936 gene encoding glutathione S-transferase T3-like → MAVAVAVAVAVVAAVDVAVAVADRAMSAAPAERAAAQFKPKKKATHYTKAESIAVARAWDVATSDPIVGTDQTKGSFWKRAVLSYNKFKRRGTKPRDAEQLPKKWSRILPATRRFAGIYQNNLLHEESGRSEAGLKALSMSQYNTQGNPKFTMWEEYLVLEDC, encoded by the coding sequence atggcggtggcggtggcggtggcggtggcggtggtggcggccGTCGATGTGGCAGTGGCGGTGGCGGATCGGGCAATGTCAGCGGCGCCGGCGGAGAGGGCAGCGGCTCAGTTCAAACCGAAAAAAAAGGCCACgcactacaccaaagcggagtccattgctgtggcgagggcgtgggatgTCGCCACATCagaccccatagtgggcaccgatcagaccaaggggagcttttggaagcgcgCCGTGTTGTCGTACAACAAGTTCAAACGTCGCGGCACCAAACCGCGTGACGCGGAACAACTCCCCAagaagtggtctaggattctaCCGGCCACCCGGCGTTTCGCgggcatataccagaacaacctgctccatgaggagagtggccgaagcgaggCTGGCTTGAAAGCACTTTCGATGAGCCAATACAACACACAAGGCAATCcgaagttcacaatgtgggaggagtatctagtTCTCGAGGACTGCTag